A single window of Cytobacillus dafuensis DNA harbors:
- the pepV gene encoding dipeptidase PepV produces MSTINWTQEVENRQDALIEDTKKLLQIKSVLDEENATEDAPLGKGVKEALDFMLQLGEKDGFIAKNVGNLAGHLEFGQGEEIVGILCHVDVVPEGDGWSSDPFGAEIRDGKIYARGAIDDKGPTMTAYYAMKIIKELGLPLNKRVRMIIGTDEESDWRCVDHYFKHEEMPAMGFAPDADFPIIYAEKGISDFDIVQKADSLNEDEESQVKVISFQSGRRYNMVPDFAKGVLDVQYEPTEIIQKYADFLKLHELKGKYYIENGELILEAEGISAHGMEPNNGKNAGLYMAEFLSALNVDAKAQHYFQFTADYFREDSRGQKLGIAYSDDITGDLTINVGKLSYTKQEGGRLGLNLRYPVTSKMEETKEKLESLLKKESFIIENFSDSKPHHVDENDFLIQTLKKVYEEQTGEKAELISIGGGTYARSLQSGVAFGPLFPGREDIAHQKDEYMHIEDMLRAAAIYAQAIFELAK; encoded by the coding sequence GTGAGTACAATTAATTGGACACAGGAAGTTGAAAATAGACAAGATGCATTAATCGAGGATACGAAAAAGCTTCTACAAATAAAAAGTGTGTTAGATGAAGAAAATGCTACCGAGGATGCTCCACTTGGAAAAGGTGTTAAGGAAGCTCTAGACTTCATGCTGCAGCTAGGAGAAAAAGACGGATTTATAGCAAAAAATGTAGGAAATCTTGCGGGGCATTTGGAGTTTGGACAAGGAGAAGAAATTGTAGGTATTCTTTGCCATGTCGATGTTGTCCCTGAAGGAGACGGATGGTCCAGTGATCCCTTTGGTGCTGAAATACGTGACGGTAAAATTTATGCAAGAGGGGCGATTGATGACAAGGGCCCAACCATGACAGCTTATTATGCGATGAAAATTATCAAGGAGCTTGGTCTGCCCCTTAATAAACGCGTCCGTATGATTATTGGAACGGATGAAGAAAGCGATTGGCGCTGTGTAGATCATTATTTCAAGCACGAAGAAATGCCAGCGATGGGATTTGCCCCTGATGCTGATTTTCCGATTATTTATGCTGAAAAAGGAATTTCTGATTTTGATATTGTTCAAAAGGCAGACAGCTTAAATGAAGATGAAGAATCTCAAGTAAAAGTTATTTCATTCCAGTCAGGACGTAGATATAATATGGTTCCAGACTTTGCTAAGGGCGTATTAGATGTACAATATGAACCCACAGAGATCATTCAAAAATATGCTGATTTCCTAAAATTGCATGAATTAAAAGGGAAGTATTACATCGAAAATGGTGAATTAATTCTTGAGGCTGAGGGGATATCCGCACATGGAATGGAACCTAATAATGGGAAAAATGCGGGTTTGTATATGGCAGAATTTTTATCAGCATTGAATGTTGACGCAAAAGCACAGCATTATTTTCAATTTACTGCCGATTATTTCAGAGAAGATTCAAGAGGGCAGAAGCTTGGGATTGCTTATTCTGATGATATTACGGGGGATTTAACGATCAATGTCGGGAAGTTATCCTACACAAAGCAAGAAGGTGGCAGACTTGGTCTGAATCTTCGTTATCCTGTTACAAGCAAAATGGAAGAGACAAAAGAAAAGCTAGAATCTTTACTGAAAAAGGAAAGTTTTATCATTGAAAATTTCTCTGACTCGAAGCCACATCATGTGGATGAGAATGACTTTTTAATTCAGACCTTAAAGAAAGTATATGAAGAACAAACAGGTGAAAAAGCTGAACTGATTTCAATTGGCGGAGGAACTTACGCTCGTTCATTGCAATCAGGAGTAGCCTTTGGACCGTTATTTCCAGGCAGAGAGGACATCGCTCATCAAAAGGATGAATATATGCATATTGAAGATATGCTGAGAGCCGCAGCAATTTATGCTCAAGCAATTTTTGAACTTGCAAAATAA
- a CDS encoding ABC transporter permease, whose translation MNSRMIFMNRLIRAWKYQYGVIRSIADWTIILYLIIPSAAIFIMMYRTWWQETPAWIEYLPFSLIFFTIYLFSWSGRIRTYVQEADKVFLIKKELIFIGMKKWGYAYSLFVQFFRIGVSILILLPFMRIHYLLDWQQILPLFFYFFSLNTTILLVKFYLRRIDIKFIKIAAGILLFIVFSWFSQLIYLLWEKDLFIFIYTCGAVLMAVSIHQSLRALKKMSSIDHEIAMGLEDKMKNINLIFSLSYDIEKPIVSKRTKPLLFRRSKRIFKKRTKVNGHTELFIKIFIRSYSYIFGFFQIISVTTAAMIIIPPLWIKAIIFIGFLIMMHFWLSLIWNKITASNPISKKYSEMPSYFSARKRAVTTLFIAAILILSLFITGWFLVLSHFGVSIGMLGR comes from the coding sequence ATGAATAGTAGAATGATATTTATGAATCGTTTGATAAGAGCGTGGAAATATCAATATGGAGTTATTCGATCAATAGCTGATTGGACAATCATTCTATACTTAATCATTCCTTCTGCTGCCATCTTTATTATGATGTACCGAACGTGGTGGCAGGAAACGCCTGCTTGGATTGAATATCTTCCCTTTTCTTTAATATTCTTCACTATCTATTTATTTTCATGGAGCGGTCGTATTCGTACATATGTTCAGGAAGCTGATAAAGTTTTCCTTATAAAAAAAGAGCTAATCTTTATTGGTATGAAGAAGTGGGGATATGCTTATTCGCTGTTCGTTCAGTTTTTTCGTATAGGTGTCTCTATACTAATCTTGCTTCCTTTTATGAGAATCCACTATCTTTTAGATTGGCAGCAAATATTACCATTATTTTTTTATTTTTTCTCACTTAATACAACCATTTTGCTTGTGAAATTCTATTTAAGAAGAATAGATATAAAATTTATTAAAATCGCAGCCGGAATTCTATTATTTATTGTATTTAGCTGGTTTAGCCAACTAATTTATTTACTATGGGAAAAAGATTTATTCATATTCATTTATACATGTGGTGCTGTTCTAATGGCTGTATCCATTCATCAAAGCTTGAGGGCATTAAAAAAAATGTCTTCTATTGATCATGAAATTGCAATGGGTCTTGAAGACAAAATGAAGAACATTAATTTAATTTTCAGCCTTTCTTATGATATAGAAAAGCCTATTGTTTCTAAAAGAACGAAGCCGTTGCTATTTCGCCGCTCGAAACGTATTTTTAAGAAACGAACAAAGGTGAATGGGCATACAGAATTATTTATTAAGATTTTTATCAGAAGTTACTCATATATTTTCGGATTCTTCCAAATTATCTCTGTAACGACAGCTGCAATGATCATTATTCCGCCACTGTGGATTAAGGCGATTATTTTCATAGGATTTCTAATTATGATGCATTTCTGGCTTTCATTAATTTGGAATAAGATTACGGCATCAAATCCGATAAGCAAGAAGTATAGTGAAATGCCTTCCTATTTTTCTGCAAGAAAAAGGGCTGTTACAACCTTATTTATTGCAGCAATTCTTATCCTTAGCCTATTTATCACAGGCTGGTTTTTGGTTCTATCTCATTTTGGAGTCAGTATTGGTATGCTAGGGCGTTAA
- a CDS encoding ABC transporter ATP-binding protein, protein MQLLNVNIKEAGYEKDKSVIHNIQFNVQEGELIGLIGPNGAGKSTTIKTILGLLENMKGDVIFQQEAKYSYIPERPIFYDELTLWEHLDFIAAVEGIPDKEYLQHAKELLGNYNLADYAHEYPGKYSKGMQQKAMLIMSMITNPDVYIIDEPFIGLDPNAMKLFLESIQNERKRGAGILMSTHVLDTAEKVCDRFLIIHQGKLQAAGKLDEIRAQCNLPTGSLYDCFHLIAEGKTNE, encoded by the coding sequence ATGCAACTATTAAATGTAAATATTAAAGAAGCGGGCTATGAAAAAGATAAATCAGTCATACATAATATTCAGTTCAATGTCCAGGAGGGTGAGCTTATCGGGCTTATTGGACCAAACGGAGCAGGAAAAAGCACGACAATTAAAACGATACTTGGATTGTTGGAAAATATGAAAGGGGATGTAATATTTCAGCAAGAAGCCAAATATTCATATATTCCGGAAAGACCAATTTTTTATGATGAGTTGACTTTATGGGAGCATCTTGACTTTATTGCGGCAGTTGAGGGGATTCCTGATAAAGAATACCTTCAACATGCAAAAGAATTACTAGGGAATTATAATCTAGCAGATTATGCACATGAATATCCAGGCAAATATTCAAAAGGAATGCAGCAGAAAGCGATGCTTATTATGTCGATGATTACAAATCCTGATGTTTATATCATTGATGAACCATTCATAGGGCTGGATCCTAATGCGATGAAGCTTTTCCTAGAGTCTATTCAGAATGAGCGTAAAAGAGGTGCTGGCATCCTTATGTCTACACATGTATTGGATACAGCAGAAAAGGTATGTGATCGCTTCTTAATTATTCATCAAGGAAAGCTCCAAGCAGCTGGAAAATTGGATGAAATTAGAGCTCAGTGCAATCTGCCTACTGGATCACTTTATGATTGCTTCCATTTGATTGCGGAAGGTAAAACAAATGAATAG
- a CDS encoding M48 family metallopeptidase, translated as MREESLRNQLVFPKENIYFAFVVLLSILTYIYLAISIVGIIIILTILFLSIVLHGIMVGGIRRNGVRISEKQFPDLYKKAVVTAKDMGLTVMPDIYVIESEGMLNAFATRFFRKNMVVLYSGIFELIEREAEKEVLFVLAHEFAHLKRKHIIISILLLPAMWIPFLGNSYLRACEYTCDRYAAYYIQSFDAAKDALTMLAIGKELYPKVNKQAYMEQLQTEHGFFVWLNEKLSTHPHLPKRIYALSRFFSEDSTVELHEPKSKVWIGLFGAMLSVVILSAGIWGGYKALKKMDFWTEMALGVEGATPLMSAASENDVETIQKLLANGADVNEFDEEGSTALHWAVYNGNTDAASILLENGADPNIVDIYESTPLISSVFNDDIEMAELLLQNGADPAYVDSEGYTAYKYAEEYGNVDLMEILKP; from the coding sequence ATGCGGGAGGAATCATTAAGAAATCAATTAGTATTTCCGAAAGAAAATATATACTTTGCATTTGTTGTTTTATTAAGTATATTAACTTACATTTATTTAGCCATTTCGATAGTAGGTATCATCATTATTTTAACAATATTATTTCTTTCGATTGTGCTGCATGGAATTATGGTGGGCGGCATTAGACGAAATGGAGTAAGGATAAGTGAAAAGCAGTTTCCAGATCTGTATAAAAAGGCTGTTGTAACTGCAAAGGATATGGGTCTAACAGTTATGCCAGATATTTATGTTATCGAATCAGAAGGCATGTTAAATGCATTTGCCACAAGATTTTTCCGAAAGAATATGGTTGTTTTGTATTCAGGTATTTTTGAGTTAATCGAGAGGGAAGCAGAAAAAGAAGTTTTGTTCGTCCTTGCTCATGAATTTGCCCATTTAAAAAGAAAGCACATTATTATTAGTATATTGCTATTACCAGCTATGTGGATCCCTTTTCTTGGGAATTCCTATTTAAGAGCCTGTGAATATACATGTGATCGATATGCTGCTTATTATATTCAATCATTCGATGCTGCAAAAGATGCTTTAACAATGCTTGCAATCGGAAAAGAATTATACCCTAAGGTCAATAAGCAGGCATATATGGAACAGCTACAAACGGAACATGGATTTTTTGTCTGGTTGAATGAAAAGTTATCAACTCACCCTCATCTGCCAAAGCGAATATATGCACTGTCAAGATTTTTCTCGGAGGATTCCACGGTTGAACTTCATGAACCAAAAAGTAAGGTATGGATTGGTCTTTTTGGAGCCATGCTTTCAGTTGTTATTCTGTCTGCAGGAATATGGGGTGGATATAAAGCTCTTAAAAAAATGGATTTCTGGACGGAAATGGCATTAGGCGTAGAAGGAGCTACTCCGTTAATGAGTGCTGCAAGTGAAAATGATGTAGAAACAATTCAGAAATTACTTGCAAACGGTGCCGATGTGAATGAATTCGATGAAGAGGGTTCGACAGCACTTCATTGGGCTGTTTACAATGGAAATACGGATGCGGCAAGTATCTTACTTGAAAATGGAGCCGATCCTAATATTGTAGATATATATGAATCTACACCTCTTATAAGCTCTGTTTTTAATGATGATATTGAAATGGCTGAACTGCTTTTACAAAATGGTGCAGATCCAGCATATGTGGATTCTGAAGGCTATACTGCATACAAATATGCAGAAGAATATGGAAATGTAGATTTAATGGAAATACTTAAACCTTAA
- a CDS encoding DeoR family transcriptional regulator — translation MKHSTNRMLNRIKSVYMFINKRGTVTTGELVEEFGITPRTIQRDLNVLVYNDLVKSPSRGRWTTTKKKVKMSS, via the coding sequence TTGAAACATTCAACTAACCGGATGTTAAACCGTATCAAATCCGTCTACATGTTTATAAATAAGCGCGGAACTGTAACAACTGGTGAACTTGTAGAGGAATTTGGTATTACTCCTCGCACCATTCAACGAGATTTAAATGTTCTTGTTTATAACGACCTAGTGAAAAGCCCTAGTCGAGGAAGATGGACAACAACCAAAAAGAAAGTGAAAATGTCATCCTAA